The proteins below are encoded in one region of Castor canadensis chromosome 6, mCasCan1.hap1v2, whole genome shotgun sequence:
- the LOC109684831 gene encoding uncharacterized protein produces MLVVLLTVSLLVLSSVLSSDEEVSYEDSLYLSSEVEDSGEFLVLAQKPHGPPHGGRPPRPPAGNGSEFHPPQPEGPPEGGNQSQPGPPHPQGPPQGGNNSEFLLLAQKSHGPPHGGRPPRPPAGNGSEPHPPQHEGPPEGGNQSQPGPPHPQGPPQGGNNSEFLLLAQKSHGPPHGGRPPRPPAGNGSEPHPPQHEGPPEGGNQSQPGPPHPQGPPQGGNNSEFLLLAQKSHGPPHGGRPPRPPAGNGSEPHPPQHEGPPEGGNQSQPGPPHPQGPPQGGNNSEFLLLAQKSHGPPHGGPPPRPPAGNGSEPHPPQHEGPPEGGNQSQPGPPHPQGPPQGGNNSEFLLLAQKSHGPPHGGRPPRPPAGNGSEPHPPQHEGPPEGGNQSQPGPPHPQGPPQGGNNSEFLLLAQKSHGPPHGGPPPRPPAGNGSEPHPPQHEGPPEGGNQSQPGPPHPQGPPQGGNNSEFLLLAQKSHGPPHGGRPPRPPAGNGSEPHPPQHEGPPQGGNQSWPRPTPPE; encoded by the exons ATGCTTGTGGTCCTGCTCACTGTGTCCTTGCTGGTCCTGAGCTCAGTTTTGAGCTCAGATGAAG AGGTCAGCTATGAAGACTCTTTGTACCTGTCATCGG AGGTTGAGGACTCAGGTGAGTTCCTAGTCCTAGCTCAGAAGCCACATGGACCACCTCATGGAGGACGACCACCCAGACCTCCTGCTGGTAATGGATCAGAGTTTCATCCACCACAGCCTGAAGGACCACCAGAAGGAGGAAATCAGTCACAACCTGGTCCTCCACACCCACAAGGACCACCACAGGGAGGAAACAACAGTGAGTTCCTGCTTCTAGCTCAGAAGTCCCATGGACCACCTCATGGAGGACGACCACCCAGACCTCCTGCTGGTAATGGGTCAGAGCCTCATCCACCACAACATGAAGGACCACCAGAAGGAGGAAATCAGTCACAACCTGGTCCTCCACACCCACAAGGACCACCACAGGGAGGAAACAACAGTGAGTTCCTGCTTCTAGCTCAGAAGTCCCATGGACCACCTCATGGAGGACGACCACCCAGACCTCCTGCTGGTAATGGGTCAGAGCCTCATCCACCACAACATGAAGGACCACCAGAAGGAGGAAATCAGTCACAACCTGGTCCTCCACACCCACAAGGACCACCACAGGGAGGAAACAACAGTGAGTTCCTGCTTCTAGCTCAGAAGTCCCATGGACCACCTCATGGAGGACGACCACCCAGACCTCCTGCTGGTAATGGGTCAGAGCCTCATCCACCACAACATGAAGGACCACCAGAAGGAGGAAATCAGTCACAACCTGGTCCTCCACACCCACAAGGACCACCACAGGGAGGAAACAACAGTGAGTTCCTGCTTCTAGCTCAGAAGTCCCATGGACCACCTCATGGAGGACCACCACCCAGACCTCCTGCTGGTAATGGGTCAGAGCCTCATCCACCACAACATGAAGGACCACCAGAAGGAGGAAATCAGTCACAACCTGGTCCTCCACACCCACAAGGACCACCACAGGGAGGAAACAACAGTGAGTTCCTGCTTCTAGCTCAGAAGTCCCATGGACCACCTCATGGAGGACGACCACCCAGACCTCCTGCTGGTAATGGGTCAGAGCCTCATCCACCACAACATGAAGGACCACCAGAAGGAGGAAATCAGTCACAACCTGGTCCTCCACACCCACAAGGACCACCACAGGGAGGAAACAACAGTGAGTTCCTGCTTCTAGCTCAGAAGTCCCATGGACCACCTCATGGAGGACCACCACCCAGACCTCCTGCTGGTAATGGGTCAGAGCCTCATCCACCACAACATGAAGGACCACCAGAAGGAGGAAATCAGTCACAACCTGGTCCTCCACACCCACAAGGACCACCACAGGGAGGAAACAACAGTGAGTTCCTACTTCTAGCTCAGAAGTCCCATGGACCACCTCATGGAGGACGACCACCCAGACCTCCTGCTGGTAATGGGTCAGAGCCTCATCCACCACAACATGAAGGACCACCACAGGGAGGAAATCAGTCTTGGCCTCGCCCAAC